GAGGATCTCCAGCAGGTTCGCGATACCGGGCCGGGTCTCCCGGTCGTGGACGACGTCACTGCCGCTGTCGGTCACGGCCCGCATGATCTTCCGGCGCACGGCGTCCGGTTCGTCCAGCAGATAGACGATGCCCGCCGTCTCCGCGTGGGACTTCCCCATCTTCGCCGTCGGATCCTGCAGATCCATGACCCGGGCGGCCACCGGCGGCAGCACCGCCTTCGGCACGGTGAACGTCTGCCCGTACCGCTGGTTGAACCGCACCGCGAGATCCCGCGTCAGCTCGACGTGCTGCGCCTGGTCGTCCCCCACCGGGACCTCGTCCGCCCCGTACGCCAGGATGTCCGCCGCCATCAGCACGGGATACGTCAGCAGCGACAGCCTTACGCCGCCGCCCGCCGCGCGCTCCCGCACCGACTTCTCCTTGTACTGGATCATCCGCCGCATCTCGCCGTCGGACGCCGTGCACTCCAATACATAGGAGAGCCGGGTGTGCTCGTCGACGTGACTCTGTACGAAGACCGTGCACTGCGCCGGATCCAGCCCGGCCGCCAGCATGAGCGTGGCCGTCTGCCGGCTGAGGCGCCGAACCCGTGCCGGGTCGTGCTCCACGGTGAGAGCGTGCAGATCCACGACGCAGAACAACGCGTCGGCCTTGTGCTGGTCCACTTCCACCCACTGGCGGACGGCGCCGAGGTAGTTGCCGAGCGTCAGGTGGCCGGTGGGCTTGATGCCGCTGAAGATCCGGTTGGTCATGGGGTGGTGCGCTCCCTGTCTGGAGGGGACGC
This Streptomyces roseifaciens DNA region includes the following protein-coding sequences:
- the trpS gene encoding tryptophan--tRNA ligase is translated as MTNRIFSGIKPTGHLTLGNYLGAVRQWVEVDQHKADALFCVVDLHALTVEHDPARVRRLSRQTATLMLAAGLDPAQCTVFVQSHVDEHTRLSYVLECTASDGEMRRMIQYKEKSVRERAAGGGVRLSLLTYPVLMAADILAYGADEVPVGDDQAQHVELTRDLAVRFNQRYGQTFTVPKAVLPPVAARVMDLQDPTAKMGKSHAETAGIVYLLDEPDAVRRKIMRAVTDSGSDVVHDRETRPGIANLLEILAACTGGNPAELADGYSSYGALKRDTADAVLEVLRPLRERHVELCGDPAYVDAVLRDGAERARRIARPTVDAAYRAIGLLPAY